One segment of Panicum virgatum strain AP13 chromosome 1K, P.virgatum_v5, whole genome shotgun sequence DNA contains the following:
- the LOC120701161 gene encoding uncharacterized protein LOC120701161, whose product MDSWEEEIRRFMLEEEEEDDELFFVLVPALQLGMYDEKEPEHTSVLTSPKYVKEVLEGHERWCKVDFRMEFEIFIAIVHFLRVENLLHDTRGVMIEEQFAMFMFMLSHNASTERLKKRFQHSGETIHRKITEFFDIIPALTHKFLKLPDVYQTHVKIVSDPRYMPFFQVSYRY is encoded by the coding sequence ATGGACTCTTGGGAAGAGGAAATTAGGAGATTCAtgttagaggaagaagaagaggatgatgaATTATTTTTTGTTCTGGTCCCCGCACTTCAATTGGGCATGTATGATGAGAAAGAGCCAGAGCACACCTCAGTTTTGACCAGTCCAAAATATGTCAAAGAAGTCTTAGAAGGTCATGAGAGGTGGTGTAAAGTGGACTTTAGGATGGAGTTTGAGATTTTTATTGCTATAGTACACTTTCTTAGAGTGGAGAATCTATTACATGACACGCGTGGTGTTATGATTGAAGAGCAGTTTGCAATGTTTATGTTCATGCTCTCTCATAATGCGAGCACCGAGAGGCTAAAAAAGAGATTCCAACATAGTGGTGAGACTATACATAGGAAAATTACAGAGTTCTTCGATATAATTCCAGCCCTTACTCATAAGTTTCTGAAGCTTCCAGATGTATACCAAACACATGTCAAGATTGTGTCCGACCCTCGATATATGCCTTTCTTCCAGGTTAGTTATAGGTACTAG